A stretch of DNA from Microlunatus capsulatus:
CTCGACGACCGGGGGGCCATGGCGGCCGCCCAGGCCGCGGGCGGCGACGAGGGCCCGCTGCTGGTCGACCCCACCACCGGGGCGCCCCGGCGCTTCGCCTACGCCCCGTCGCTGGTCGTCGTCGACGGCGGGCCCCCGCAGGTCGCGGCCGCGGCCCAGGCGCTGGACGAGCTGGGCATCTCCGACGTCGCCCTGTGCGGGCTGGCCAAGCGGCTGGAGGAGGTCTGGCTGCCCGACCTGGAGGAGCCGGTCATCCTGCCCCGGACCAGCGAGGGCCTCTACCTGCTCCAGCGGCTGCGCGACGAGGCGCACCGCTTCGCCATCACCCACCACCGGACGCGGCGCAGCAAGTCGATGGTCGAGTCGCTGCTCGACCAGGTGCCGGGCCTCGGCGAGGTCCGCCGCAAGGCGCTGATGACCCACTTCGGCTCGCTGAAGAAGCTGCGCCAGGCGACGGTCGAGGAGATCGCGATGGTGCCGGGCTTCGGGCCGAAGATGGCGCAGAACATCAAGGACGCGCTGGAGGCCACCCCGCAGCGCGAGGCCATCAACACCGCGACCGGCGAGGTGATCTCCGACGAGCCCCTGGTCCGGCCTTCGTCGGTGACGCCGGTCCCCGCCACGCCGGCGCCGGCCACCGCGGCGTCCGACGGGCGTGCCGGGACCGGGCCGGTCGACGGCGACCCGGGATACTAGGCCCGTGACCAGCGACACCACCGACCTGCCCGCGGTGACCGAGGCGGCCCCGGTGACGGGGCCGACGGACCCGGGCGGCGAGGCGCCGCTCCGGCTCGTCGTGGTCACCGGCATGTCCGGCGCGGGACGCTCGACGGCGGCCGACAACCTCGAGGACCTCGGCTGGTACGTCGTCGACAACCTGCCGCCGAACGTGCTGCCGGAGGTCTGCAGCCAGGCCCGGCAGAACGGCATCACCCGGTTGGCCGTCGTCCTCGACGTCCGCACCCGTTCCTTCTTCGAGCAGCTGCCGACGATGTTCGCCGACCTCAGCGGCGGCGGCACGCTGCCCGAGATCCTCTTCCTCGAGGCCGCCGACGACGTCATCGTCCGCCGCCAGGAGTCGGTCCGCCGCCCCCACCCGCTGCAGGGCGACGGCCGGCTGATGGACGGGATCACCCGCGAGCGCGAGCTGCTGGCCACCCTGCGGGCCGCCGCCGACCTCGTGATCGACACCTCCTCGCTGAACGTGCACCAGCTGGGCTCCCGCGTCCGCAGCGCCTACGGCGGCGACGAGCAGGACCAGCTCCGGGTGACGCTGCTCTCCTTCGGCTTCAAGAACGGGGTGCCGGTCGACGCCGACATGGTCGTCGACGTCCGCTTCCTGCCCAACCCGCACTGGGTGCCCGAGCTGCGGCCGCAGACCGGGCTGAGCCGTCCCGTCAGCGACTACGTCCTGGCCCAGCAGGGCGCCGAGCCCTTCCTGGACCACCTGCAGCAGCTGCTCGACACCGTCGCCGTCGGGTACGTGCGCGAGGGCAAGCGGTTCGCCACCATCGGCATCGGCTGCACCGGCGGCAAGCACCGCAGCACCGCGATGGCCGAGGAGTTCGCCCGCCGGCTGCGGGCCGCCGGACGGCCCACCACCGTCCTGCACCGGGACCTGGGCCGGGAATGAGCCCGCTGGCGCCGGGTCGCCCGCCGGGCCCGCCCGGCTCGACGCTGCCCGCGGTCGTCGCGTTCGGCGGCGGGCACGGGCTCTCCGCCTCGCTCAGCGCGCTGCGCCGGGTCACCGACCGGCTGACCGCCGTGGTCACCGTGGCCGACGACGGCGGCTCCTCGGGCCGGCTGCGCGAGGAGCTGGACTGCCTGCCGCCCGGGGACCTGCGGATGGCCCTGGCGGCGCTCTGCGGCGACGACCCCTCGGGCCGCACCTGGGCCGACGTCCTGCAGTACCGGTTCGCCGGCTCCGGCCCGCTCCGCGACCACGCGATCGGCAACCTGCTCATCGCCGGCCTCTGGGAGCGCCTCGGCGACCCGGTGGCCGGTCTCGACATGGTGGCCGGCCTGCTGGGCGCCAAGGGCCGGGTGCTGCCGATGGCCGCGGTCCCGCTGCAGATCGTCGCCGACGTCATCGGCCTGGACCCCGCGCACCCCGACGAGGTGGCGACCGTCCGCGGCCAGGCCGCGGTGGCGAAGACGACGGCCGAGGTGCAGGCGGTGCACCTCGAGCCGGCCGACCCCCCGGCCTGCCCCGAGTCGGTCGAGTCGGTGCTGGCCGCGGATTGGGCGGTGCTGGGTCCGGGGTCGTGGTTCACCTCCGTGATCCCGCACCTGCTGGTCCCGCGGCTCGCGGAGGCGATCGAGCGGACGCCCGCCCGGCGGCTGCTCGCCCTCAACCTCGAGCCGGCGGGGGAGACCGCGGGGTTCTCCCCGGCCAAGCACATCGAGCTGCTGGCCGAGCACGCCCCGAACCTGCGGCTGGACGTCGTCCTCGCCGACGCCAGCTTCGCCGGCGACGACCCCCACCTGGACCGCTGGGCGCGCTCGCTGGGCGCCGAGCTCGTCGTGGCCGACCTCGCCGCGCGCGACGGCTCCCCCCGCCACGACACCCTCCGGCTGGCCTCGGCCTACGCCGAGATCATGGGCGTCTGAGCCCTCCCCGGACCGGTCCACGCACCGTTCCCGGCGTGCCGGACGTCCCCGCGTGCCGTGGCAAGATGTCCCAATGGCTATGACCGCGCAGGTGAAGGCGGAGCTGGCGACCATCAAGGTCACCAAGCCCTGCTGCCGCAAGTCCGAGGTCGCAGCGACGTTGAGATTCGCCGGGGGGCTCCACATCGTCAGCGGCCGGATCGTCATCGAGGCCGAGCTGGACACCGGCGCCGCCGCCCGCCGGCTGCGCACCGACATCAGCGAGGTCTTCGGCCACCCGAGCGAGATGGTCGTCGTCAACGGCTCGGGCATCCGGCGCGGCACCCGCTACGTCGTCCGGGTGGTCAAGGACGGCGACGCCCTGGCCCGCCAGACCGGCCTCGTCGACTCCCGCGGCCGACCCGCCCGCGGGCTGCCGGCCCAGGTCGTCAGCGGCGGCCTCTGCGACTGCGTCGCCGCCTGGCGCGGCGCCTTCCTCGCCCACGGCTCCCTCACCGAGCCGGGCCGCTCGATGGCCCTCGAGGTCACCTGCCCCGGGCCCGAGGCTGCGCTGGCCCTCGTCGGCGCCGCCCGCCGGCTCGGCATCGCGGCCAAGGCCCGCGAGGTCCGGATGGTCGACCGCGTCGTCATCCGTGACGGCGACGCCATCGGCGCGCTGCTCACCCGGCTGGGGGCCCACGAGTCCCTGATGGCCTGGGAGGAGCGCCGGATGCGCCGCGAGGTCCGCGCCTCGGCCAACCGGCTGGCCAACTTCGACGACGCCAACCTGCGCCGCTCCGCCCGGGCCGCGGTCGCCGCCGGGGCCCGCGTCGAGCGCGCCCTGGAGATCCTCGGCGACGACGTCCCCGACCACCTCAAGGCGGCCGGCCTGCTGCGGGTGCAGAACAAGCAGGCGAGCCTGGAGGAGCTGGGGCAGCTGCACGCCCCGCAGCTGACGAAGGACGCGGTGGCCGGCCGGATCCGCCGGCTGCTGGCCACCGCGGACAAGCGGGCGGCCGAGCTGGGCATCCCCTCGACCGAGGCCAGCCTCAGCGCGGACATGCTCGAGGACGTCGAGTGACGACCACGGCCGTTACGACCAGGTAACACCACTCCTGCGCTGGTATCAGACCAGTCGTTCTCCGGTCGTGTCCGGGGCGTGACGAGTTCGTTAGGGTGGGAGACGCCTCCTGCACAGGGGGCTCGTCTCATATCGAGGAGAACGCATTCATGACCGTTCGTGTGGGTATCAACGGCTTCGGCCGCATCGGCCGCAACTTCTTCCGCGCTGTGCAGGCCTCCGGCGCCGACGTCGAGGTGGTCGCCTTCAACGACCTCGGCTCTGACGACACCCAGGCGCACCTGCTGAAGTACGACTCGATCCTCGGCCGCCTCGGCCAGCCGGTCTCCGTCGTCGACGGCGGCATCCAGGTGGGCGACAAGGTCATCAAGTCCTACGCCGAGAAGGACCCGTCCGCGCTGCCGTGGGGCGAGATCGGCGCCGACGTCGTCATCGAGTCGACCGGCTTCTTCACCGACGGCACCAAGGCCAAGGCCCACCTCGACGGCGGCGCCAAGAAGGTCATCATCTCCGCGCCGGCCAAGAACGACGACTTCACCGTCGTCATGGGTGTCAACGACGGGGACTACGACCCGGCCTCGCACCACATCATCTCCAACGCCTCCTGCACCACGAACTGCCTGGCGCCGATGGCCAAGGTCCTCAACGACGAGTTCGGCATCGTCAAGGGCCTGATGACCACCATCCACGCCTACACCCAGGACCAGAACCTGCAGGACGGCCCGCACTCCGACCTCCGTCGCGCCCGCGCCGCCGCCCTCAACATCGTCCCCACCTCCACCGGTGCGGCCAAGGCCATCGGCCTGGTGCTGCCGGAGCTCAAGGGCAAGCTCGACGGCTACGCGCTGCGCGTCCCGGTGCCCACGGGCTCGGCGACCGACCTGACCTTCGAGGCCGGCCGCGAGACCAGCGCCGACGAGGTCAACGCCGCCATCAAGGCCGCGGCCGAGGGCTACCTCAAGGGCTACCTGCTCTACACCGAGGACCCGATCGTCTCCTCCGACATCGTCACCGACCCGCACTCCTGCATCTTCGACGCCGGCCTGACCAAGGTCATCGGCAACCAGGTGAAGGTCGTCGGCTGGTACGACAACGAGTGGGGCTACTCCAACCGCCTCGTCGACCTGGTGAAGCTGGTCGGCAGCTCGCTCTGAGCTGACCCACCCGGCGCCCGCCCCCGGGCGGCGCCACCCGAGCTCGTCCACCGCACCTGAGCCTGTCGAGGGGTCCTGCCCCTCGACGGGCTCAGGGCACGTGAAGGGAACTCTGCATGAAGACCATCGCCGACCTCGGTGACCTGCGCGGCCAGCGCGTGCTCGTCCGCTGCGACCTCAACGTCCCCCTCGACGGGACCACGATCACCGACGACGGCCGGATCCGTGCCTCGGTGCCGACGCTGACCGCGCTCCGCGACGCCGGGGCCAAGGTCGTCGTGCTGGCCCACCTCGGCCGTCCGAAGGGGCAGGTGAACCCCCAGTACTCGCTGGCGCCCGCCGCCGCCCGGCTGGGCGAGCTGCTCGGCATGGACGTCCACCTGGCCTCCGACGTGGTCGGGGAGTCCGCGCAGGCCACGGTCGCCGCGCTCGCCGACGGCGAGGTCGCGATGCTGGAGAACGTGCGCTACGAGCCGGGCGAGGAGTCCAAGGACGAGGCGGTCCGCGGCGAGCTGGCCGACCGCTACGCCGCGCTCGGCGACGCCTTCGTCTCCGACGGCTTCGGCGTGGTCCACCGCAAGCAGGCCTCGGTCTACGACCTGGCCTCCCGGCTGCCCGCCGCCGCCGGCGGGCTCGTCGAGGCCGAGGTGCAGGTGCTGCGCCGGCTGACCGAGGAGCCGCAGCGGCCCTACGTCGTCGTGCTCGGCGGCGCGAAGGTGTCCGACAAGCTCGCGGTCATCGCCAACCTGCTCAAGACCGCCGACACCCTCGTGGTGGGCGGCGGGATGGTCTTCACGTTCCTGGCCGCGCAGGGCCACGAGGTGGGCAAGTCCCTCCTCGAGGCCGACCAGATCGAGACGGTCAAGGGCTACCTCGACGAGGCCGCGGCGACGGGCAAGCAGATCGTGCTGCCCTCCGACGTCGTCGTGGCACCCGACTTCAAGGCCGACGCGCCGCCCACCGTGGTCGCCGCCGACGCCATCCCCGCCGACCAGCTGGGCCTCGACATCGGTCCGGAGTCGTCGCGGGCGTTCGCCGCCGTCATCGCGCAGGCGCGGACCGTGTTCTGGAACGGCCCGATGGGCGTCGCCGAGTGGGAGGCCTTCGCCGGCGGCACCCGCGCCGTCGCCCAGGCCCTCACCGAGGTCGACGGCCTGTCGGTCGTCGGCGGCGGGGACTCCGCGGCTGCCGTGCGCGACCTCGGCTTCGCCGACGACGACTTCGGCCACATCTCCACCGGCGGCGGCGCCAGCCTGGAGTACCTGGAGGGCAAGACCCTGCCGGGGCTCGCCGTGCTCGACACCACCGACGCTGGGAAGGCGTGAACCCGATGACCCGCAAGCCCCTGATGGCCGGCAACTGGAAGATGAACCTGACCCACGTCGAGGCGACGGGTCTGGTGCAGAAGCTGGCCTGGACCCTGAGCGACAAGAAGTGGGACCCGGAGCGCTCCGAGGTCGTCGTGCTGCCCCCGTTCACGGACCTGCGCACGGTGCAGACCCTCGTCGAGGGCGACCGGCTGAAGATCGGCTACGGCGCCCAGGACCTCTCGGCCCACGTGAAGGGCGCCTACACCGGTGAGGTGTCGGTCGAGATGCTGGCCAAGCTGAACTGCGCCTACGTCACCGTCGGCCACTCCGAGCGCCGCGAGTACCACCGCGAGGATGACGCCCTCGTCAACGCCAAGACCCTGCGCGCGCTGAGCGGCGGCGTCACGCCGATCGTCTGCGTCGGCGAGGGCCTCGACGTCCGGCAGGAGGGCGAGCAGGTCCCGCACTGCCTCGCCCAGGTCCGCGCCGCCCTCACCGACGTGCCGGCCGAGCAGGTGGCCGGCCTCGTCATCGCCTACGAGCCCGTCTGGGCCATCGGCACCGGCGAGGTCGCGACGCCGGAGGACGCCCAGGAGGTGTGCGGGGCCATCCGCACGCTGGTGGGGGAGCTCTACACCGCCGAGGTCGCCGACGCCGTCCGCGTGCTCTACGGCGGCTCGGTCAAGTCGGGCAGCGTCGCGGCCATCATGGCCCAGCCCGACGTCGACGGCTGCCTGGTCGGCGGCGCGAGCCTGCTGGTGGACGAGTTCGCCGCCATCGCGCGCTTCTACGACCTGCCCGCCGTCTGAGGCCCGTCCGCCGCGCCCGTGCGCTCCTCGCGCACGGTTCCGATCGCCGTCTGGTGAGTTAGGCTACGTCCGTGTTTTTCGTGCCCCTGATGACCGTGCCGATCACGATCTTCTCGATCGTGCTGGTGATCACCAGCGTCGTCCTCGCCCTCTTCGTGCTCATGCACAAGGGTCGCGGAGGTGGCCTCTCCGACCTCTTCGGCGGCGGGATCTCCTCCTCGATGGGCGGGTCGTCGGTGGCGGAGCGCAACCTGGACCGGCTGACGATCATCGTCGCGGTCATCTGGCTCGCGGCCATCGTGGCCCTGGGCCTGCTCTACAAGCTCGGCGCCTGACGCCGGGGCGCGGCGGGGGGCTGCGCTGGAGGTAGGACACGCACGATCCGGCGGTGTGCGCGCCGGGGCACGGCCCACAGGAACAGCAGGGACAGCGAGGGAGTCAACGTGGCTGGTGGTGGCAGCGCCATCCGGGGGAGCCGGGTCGGGGCGGGACCGATGGGGGAGGCCGAGCGGGGCGACACCGCGCCGCGGCTGTACATCTCCTACTTCTGCGCCCGTGGGCACGAGACGCGGCCGGCCTTCGCCGCCGACGCCACCGTGCCGGAGACGTGGGACTGCCCGCGCTGCGGGCTGTCGGGCAACCGGGACTCGCTGAACCCGCCGCCGCCCACGAAGATCGAGCCGTACAAGACACACCTCGCCTACGTGAAGGAGCGTCGCAGCGACGCCGAGGCGGCCGACATCCTCAGCGAGGCGCTGCAGACCCTCCGCGACCGCCGCGCGCGCGGCGACGTCATCTACTGACGGATCACCGCTGGGCCTGAGCGCGACGCACCCGCCCGGGGTGACGCCGAGCTCGCCCACCGCGGCCTGAGCTGGATTTACCATGGCCCGAGCTCGCCGGGGCCCTTCGACGAGCTCAGGGAGCGGGGACGCTCCCGACCACCGCGGCCTGAGCTTGTCGAAGGCCCTCGACGGGCTCAGGCAGCGGTGTGACGCTCGTCAGAACCGCCCGTGCTGCGCCAGGTCCGGCGGCAGCTCGGAGGCGGCCGCGCGGTCGAGCAACCAGAGCGTGCGGTGCTGGCCGTGGGCGCCCGCCCCGGGCACCTGCACCGGACCGGCGCCCTGCAGGGCCAGCGCCGTCGCCGCGGCCTTGTCCTCCCCGCTGACCAGGAACCAGACCTCGGCCGAGGCGTTGACGACCTCCAGGGTCAGGCTGATCCGGTCCGGCGGCGGCTTGGGGGAGTTGCGGACGGCGATGACCCGGCCCTCCGCGTGCGAGGACGGGTGCTCGGGGAACAGCGACGCCACGTGCCCGTCGGGGCCGAGCCCCAGCAGGCAGACGTCGAAGCGGGTGCCGCCCAGCTCGCGCGCGTAGGCGTCCGCGGCGTCGTCGAGGTCGGTGCCGGCGTCGGCGGCCGGCATGACGTGCACCCGCTCGGCGGCCAGGCCCAGCGGCCGCAGCAGCTCCAGCACGGGCTCGGCGTTGCGGTCGTCGTCACCGGCGGGGACGAAGCGCTCGTCGCCCCACCACAGCTCCACCCGGCCCCAGTCGACGGCGGACGAGCGGCCCTCCTCGGCCAGCCGGCCGTAGGCCTTCGTGGCGATCCGGCCGCCGGTGAGGCAGAGCTGCGGGACGCGGCCCTCGCCCTGGATCTCGGCGAGCCGGGCCAGCAGCCGGGCGGCGAGCGCCTCGGCCACCGCGTCCGCGTCGGCGTGCAGCAGGATCTCCGGGGCGGGCGCGGAGTCGACGTCGGGCTGGGTCATGCGGACCTCCGGGGTGGGGCGGGGGAGAGCGTCGGACAGGGGTGCGGGCCGTCACCGGGGAGCACCCGGTGACGGCCCGCGCCGTGCCTACTGCGAGTCGTGCGTGACGTCGGGGTCGGCCGACTCGCCCGGGCTCTTGCCCTTCTCGGCGTCGTCGAGGGCGGTCTGCACCGTCTCGACGAGCTCGTCCCAGGACTTGTCGAACTTCTCGAGGCCCTCGCGCTCGAGGACCTCCACGACGTCGTCGAAGTCGACGCCCACCGCGGCCAGCCGGTCGATGACCTGCTGGGCCTCCTCGGCGGTGCCGCTCACCTTGTCGCCCTGCACCTCGCCGTGGTCGGCGAAGGCCTGCAGCGTCTTCTCCGGCATGGTGTTGACCGTGCCGGCGACGACGAGCTCGGCGACGTAGAGCGTGTCCGGCAGGTCGGGGTCCTTGACCCCGGTCGACGCCCACAGCGGCCGCTGCCGGTTGGCGCCCTGGGCCTCCAGGGCCGCCCAGCGCTCGGAGCTGAACTCCTCCTCGTAGAGGGCGTAGGCCAGCCGCGCGTTGGCCAGGGCCGCCTGGCTCTTGAGCGCCTGCGCCTCGTCGGTGCCGACGGTGTCGAGCCGCTTGTCGACCTCGCTGTCGACCCGGGAGACGAAGAACGACGCCACGGAGTGGATCTTCGACAGGTCGTGGCCGTTGGCCGCCGCCTGCTCCAGGCCGGTCAGGTAGGCGTCGATGACCCCGCGGTAGCGCTCGAGGGCGAAGATCAGCGTCACGTTCACGCTGATGCCCTCGGCGATCGAGCGGGCGATCGCGGGCAGGCCCTCGACCGTCGCCGGGATCTTGATGAGCACGTTGGGCCGGTCGACGATCTTGAAGAGGTCGGCGGCCTCGCTGACGGTGCCCTCGGTGTCGCGGGCCAGACCCGGCTCGACCTCGATCGAGACCCGGCCGTCGTAGCCGTCCGACGCCGCGTAGGTGTCGGCGAAGACGTCGCAGGCGTGCCGGACGTCGTCGGTGGTCAGCGCCTTGATGGCGTCGCCCACGTCGGACCCGCTGGCGGCCAGCTCGCGCATCTGGTCGTCGTACTGCTCGCCCTTGGCCAGGGCCGAGGCGAAGATCGTCGGGTTGGTGGTGACACCCACCACCGACGACGACGCCACCAGCTCGGCCAGGTTGCCGGTCTTCAGGCGCTCGCGGGACAGGTCGTCGAGCCAGATGGAGACCCCCGCGTCGGCGAGGGCTTTCAGACGGTCACTCATGGTTCCTCCAGGGATGGAGAGAGGGGTCGTGCTGGATGACAGCAGTGCTCAGTCGTGGGTCAGCTGGTGGTGACGCCCGGGTCCTCTTCGAGGTCCGCCGGCGCCTTCGGGCCGCTGGCGGCGGCGTGGGTGGGGGCGGCGTCGCCCTGCGCGGCCTCGAGGCTCTCGTGCGCCGCCGCGGCCACCGTGGCGCCGCTGAAGCCGAACTCCTCGAAGAGCTTCGCGCCCGAGGCGCTCGCGCCGTAGTGGTTGATGCTGATGATCCGCCCGGCGTCGCCGACGATGTCGCGCCAGCCCTGGCTCACCCCGGCCTCGACGCTGACCCGCGCCTTGACGGCCGGCGGGATGACGCTGTCGCGGTACTCCCGGTCCTGCTCGTCGAACCACTCGCGGCAGGGCATGGAGACGACGCGGGCGCTGATGCCCTCGCCCGCCAGCTGCTCCTGCGCGGCCAGGGCGTACTGGACCTCGGACCCGGTGCCGACGAGCACCACGTCCGGGGCGCCCTCGGCGTCCTTGAGCACGTAGGCGCCCTTGGCGACCCCGGAGGTGTCGGCGTAGCCCTCGGCGCCGCGCGGCACGATCGGCAGGTTCTGCCGGCTGAGGATGAGGCCGGCGGGGCGGTCGCCGTTCTTGAGGATCTGCGCCCACGCGGCCGCCGTCTCGTTGGCGTCGGCGGGCCGGACGACGTCCAGGCCGGGGATCGCGCGCAGCGCGGCGAGGTGCTCGATGGGCTGGTGGGTCGGGCCGTCCTCGCCGAGGCCGATCGAGTCGTGGGTCCAGACGTAGGTGACGGGCACCCGCATCAGCGCCGACAGCCGCACCGCGCCGCGCATGTAGTCGCTGAAGGTGAGGAAGGTGCCGCCGTAGGGACGGGTCCCGCCGTGCACCTTGATGCCGTTCATGATCGCGCCCATGGCGTGCTCGCGGATGCCGAAGTGCAGCACCCGGCCGTAGGGCCCGCCCGAGAAGGCCTTGGTCTGGCGGTCGGTCGGCAGGAAGCTCGGCTCGCCCTCGGGGGTGGTGTTGTTGGACTCGGCGAGGTCGGCCGAGCCGCCCCACAGCTCGGGCATCACCGGGGCGAGGGCGCTGAGCACCTTGCCCGAGGCGGCGCGGGTGGCGACGCCCTTGGGGTCGGCGTCCCAGCTGGGCAGCGCGTCCTCCCAGCCGGGGCTCAGCTCGTCGGCGACGAAGCGCTCGTAGAGGGCCTTGCCCTCGGGGTTGGCCTCGGCCCACGTCTGGAAGGACTTCTCCCACTCCGCCTGGGCCTGCGCGCCGCGGTCCCGCAGCTCGCGGGTGTGGGCGATGACGTCGTCGGCGACCTCGAAGGTCTGCTCCGGGTCGAAGCCCAGCAGCGCCTTGGTCGCCTTGATCTCGTCCTCGCCCAGCGCCGAGCCGTGCGCCTTGCCGGTGCCCTGCTTCTTCGGGGCGGGCCAGCCGATGATCGTCCGGAGGCTGATGAAGCTGGGCCGGTCGGTGACGCCGCGGGCGGTCTCCAGCGCGTCGGCCAGGGCCTTGAGGTTCTCCTGGTACTGCGTCTCGCCGTTGGTCCAGTCGATGGTCTGGACGTGCCAGCCGTAGGCCTCGTAGCGCGCGGCGACGTCCTCGGTGAGGGCGATGTTGGTGTCGTCCTCGATGGAGATCCGGTTGTTGTCGTAGATCAGCGTCAGGTTGTCGAGCCGCTGGGTGCCGGCGAGGGAGGAGGCCTCGGAGCTGATGCCCTCCTCGATGTCGCCGTCGGAGGCCAGCACGTAGACGTGGTGGTCGAACGGGGAGGTGCCGGGGGCGGCGTCGGGGTCGAGCAGGCCGCGCTCGCGGCGGGCGGCCATGGCCATCCCGACGGCGTTGGCGATGCCCTGGCCCAGCGGCCCGGTGGTGATCTCGACGCCGGTCGTGTGGCCGTACTCCGGGTGGCCCGGGGTCCTGGAGTCCCAGGTGCGCAGGGCCTTGAGGTCGTCGAGCTCGAGGCCGAAGCCGCCGAGGTAGAGCTGGATGTACAGCGTCAGGCTGGAGTGGCCGCAGGAGAGGACGAAGCGGTCCCGGCCCGGCCAGTGGGCCTCGGCGGGGTTGTGCCGCATCTCCTTCTGGAACAGCAGGTAGGCGACGGGCGCCAGGCTCATCGCGGTGCCGGGGTGGCCGTTGCCGACCTTCTGCACGGCGTCGGCGGCGAGCAGGCGGACCGTGTCGACGGCCTTGGTGTCGAGGTCGGTCCAGCCCTCGGGGACGACGGCGGTGGAGGCAGAGGTGTCGGTCACGGGATGGTGGTCCTTCCGAACTGCGCTGACGGCTTCTCCGTCGGCCACGAACGCCTCCGACACTATCGCCGCGGGCGCCCGCCCCGGTACGGGGCTCCCGGGGCGCGGACGGCCCCGTGACCTTCGCCACCCCGCCCGCGTGACCGCCGTGGCGGCGGCCGCCCCGGGGCGCGGCCGGGGTGGAGTTCGGGGAGCCCCGTCATAGACTCGCCGAGGTGCGCCCCGGACGGGGAGCCGGGCGAGCGAGTGAAGAGGGCGAGTGACGAGCATCGACGTGGGCCGGGCCGCGGCCGAGGACCGCAGCGCGTCGACCGACCTCGCCGACCGGTCGGGCCTCGGCGGCCAGGACGGCCACGCGGTCAGCCTGCGCGACGTCCTCGGTGCCTACGTCGGCCTCACCAAGCCACGCATCATCGAGCTGCTGCTCGTCACCACCGTGCCCGCGATGTTCCTCGCCGCCGGCGGCGTCCCGCCGCTGCTGCTCGTGCTGAGCACGATGATCGGGGGCTGCCTGGCGGCCGCCAGCGCGAACGTCATCAACTGCGTCCTGGACCGCGACATCGACGAGCAGATGCGCCGCACCCGGCGCCGCCCGCTGCCCCGGCACGCGGTGGGCCCGGCGGCCGCCGCCGTCTTCGGCGCCGTGCTGGGCGTGGCCGCGACGCTGTGGCTGGGCTTCTTCGTCAACTGGCTCTCGGCCCTGCTGGCCCTGGGCGCCAACGCCTTCTACGTCGTCGTCTACACGATGCTGCTCAAGCGGCGGACCTCCCAGAACATCGTCTGGGGCGGGATCGCCGGCTGCTTCCCGCCGCTGATCGGCTGGACCGCCGTCACCGGCGAGGTGGCGCTGGCCCCGTTCGTGCTGTTCGCCATCGTCTTCTTCTGGACGCCGCCGCACACCTGGGCGCTGGCCTTCCGCTACCGCGAGGACTACGCCGCGGCCCAGGTGCCGATGCTGCCCGTCGTCGCGCCCGCCCCGGCCGTCGCCGCACGGATCCTGGCCTACTCCGTGGTCACCGTGGCGGTCTCGCTGGCCCTGTGGCCCGTCGCCGGCACCGGCTGGCTGTACCCGGTGGTGGCCGCGCTGACCGGCGCCGCCCTCATCTGGGAGTCGGTCCAGCTGCTGGTCCGTGCCCGGCGCGGGCTGACCGACGCCGCGCTGAAGCCGATGCGGCTGTTCCACTGGAGCAACTCCTACCTCGCGCTCGTCTTCGTCGCCGCCGCGGTCGACCCGCTGCTGCGCTGAGCACCACCCGGAGGACGCCGCGGTGACCCAGTCCGTCGAGCTCCTCCTCGACCGGGACGCCGAGCAGGCGGTCCGGGTGCTCTGGGCGCGGCTCGCCGAGGCGGACCTGCCGACCGAGCAGCGGACCACCCCCAGCCCCAGCCACCGCCCGCACGTCACGCTGTTCGCCGGCGACGCGCTGGCCGAGGGGGCCGACGACGCCCTGCCCGGCCTGCTCGCCGGGTTGGACCGGCCCCTCCGGCTCGGTGGCCTGCTCGCCTTCGGCCCGCGGAAGGGGAGCGTGGTGCTGGCCCGCCAGGTCGTCGTCGACGCCGCGCTGCTGGCCCTGCAGACGAGGGTGGCCGCCGT
This window harbors:
- a CDS encoding 2'-5' RNA ligase family protein, whose protein sequence is MTQSVELLLDRDAEQAVRVLWARLAEADLPTEQRTTPSPSHRPHVTLFAGDALAEGADDALPGLLAGLDRPLRLGGLLAFGPRKGSVVLARQVVVDAALLALQTRVAAVCGADPDGHFGPGRWTPHVTLARRVPVAQLSAVVAALGELPELTASSRRCRRWDSVQRETWELTGR